The Candidatus Neomarinimicrobiota bacterium region GGGATATCAGCGGGCAGGAAAAACTATTCCAGTTCCTCCACCCGGAGGAAATCGGGATATACTTGAATGAGAGTTTTCTCATGAAGCCTCTAAAATCGGTAACCGGGCTTCTCGTAGCCGGGAGAAAAGAAGTTCACCTGTTCCAGAATAGTTTTCCCTTTTGCCGGGATTGCAGGGATCCCACCTGCCAGGAACGAATGAAAAGAATCACCGAATCGTAACCTCTGAGGGGTGTCAAATATGACGGCAATCCTAAGTCAAATCTCCCACTTCCTAATTCAAGGAGATAGAGAGAAGGTTCTTGAACTCACGAGACAAGCCCTTGACAAAAGGGTGAGTCCGGAAGAGATCCTGGATAACGGTCTCATCGGAGGAATGACTGTTGTTGGTGAGCGGTTTAAAAGGCGCGAAATCTTCCTTCCCGATGTGTTGCTGGCCGCCAGGGCCATGAGTGCCGCGACAGATGAGCTTAAACCGTTGCTCGTCGACCAGGAAATTCCCACAAGGGGAAAGGTTGTCCTGGGGACGGTGCGGGGGGATCTTCACGACATCGGCAAGAATCTCGTAGGTATCATGCTCAGAGGAGCCGGATTCCAGGTCATCGATCTGGGGAAGGATATCTCTCCCGAACGGTTCGTCGATGCGGCAGTGACTGAAGAAGCCACGGTCATCGGCATGTCCGCCCTTCTCACGACCACGATGCCTGTCATGAAAGGGATAACGCATCTGGTGGAGGAAAAAGGATTGAGAGGCAGAATCAAGGTCATTGTCGGAGGTGCCCCCACCTCGGAAGAATTTGCCCGTGAAATCGGCGCCGATGCATACGCCTATGATGCCACCAAGGCCGTTGAATGTATCCAACACCTCATTAAGAACTGAGCTCCAGCGAAAGATCGGAAGTTTTGAGACTTTCAAGATCTCTAAAACTATGGGATATTGTGCTCCTGAATGTTACGGCCGTCATCGGATTAAGGTGGATTTCACTGGCGGCCGCTGGGGGAAATACCTCCCTTGTGCTGTGGCTCGGGGCTCTTGTTTTCTTCTTTCTTCCCCAGGCATTCGCTGTCATCGAACTTACCACACGACTCCCGGGCGAAGGCGGAATTTATGTCTGGACCAAGACAGCCTTCGGTGACTTCCATGGTTTTCTCTCGGCATGGTGTTACTGGACCAGTAACCTTGTCTATTTTCCGAATCTGCTGGTCTATATCGCCGGCATATCGGTCTTTGTGGCGGGATCGACCTATGAATCGGTGGGGCAAGATCGACTTTTTGTTATCCTTTTCTCACTTTCGGCTCTCTGGGCGGTCATGTTATTCAACTTTTTCGGGCTGCGAGTTGGAAAATG contains the following coding sequences:
- a CDS encoding corrinoid protein; protein product: MTAILSQISHFLIQGDREKVLELTRQALDKRVSPEEILDNGLIGGMTVVGERFKRREIFLPDVLLAARAMSAATDELKPLLVDQEIPTRGKVVLGTVRGDLHDIGKNLVGIMLRGAGFQVIDLGKDISPERFVDAAVTEEATVIGMSALLTTTMPVMKGITHLVEEKGLRGRIKVIVGGAPTSEEFAREIGADAYAYDATKAVECIQHLIKN